One stretch of Paraburkholderia fungorum DNA includes these proteins:
- a CDS encoding Hsp70 family protein, with the protein MNYCAIDFGTSNSAVAVPDGAQLKLAPVEGAYTTLPTSVFFNTDEDTREFGRAALAAYIDGFDGRLMRSMKSILGSPLAENSTDLGDGTAIKYTDIIAIFVDHLKRSAEKSTGGAINRAVLGRPVFFVDDDPRADLMAQQQLEAAARAVGLREIHFQYEPIAAAFDYESHLTEEGLVLVADIGGGTSDFSLVRVGPERMKRVERKDDVLAHHGVHVAGTDFDRRVELATILRELGYQSLDSEGREIPNRIYFDLATWHLINTVYAPKRISELTLMRHLFTETKHHDRLMRVVDRRLGHALAAHAEEAKIGVAAGGETVIDLDEVEDDLRLAFDEAQLIKAGHDETLRIVQAARDTVQAAGVATRDVSAIYFTGGSTGLSFLSGALAAAFPDAKAVFGDRLASVATGLGIHARRIFG; encoded by the coding sequence ATGAACTATTGCGCGATTGACTTCGGTACTTCCAACTCGGCCGTAGCCGTGCCTGACGGCGCGCAGCTCAAGCTCGCGCCGGTCGAAGGCGCCTACACGACGCTGCCCACCTCGGTCTTTTTCAACACTGACGAAGACACCCGTGAGTTCGGGCGGGCGGCGCTTGCGGCCTACATCGACGGTTTCGACGGCCGTCTGATGCGCTCGATGAAAAGCATTCTCGGCTCGCCGCTTGCCGAGAATTCCACCGATCTCGGCGACGGTACGGCGATCAAGTACACCGATATCATCGCGATCTTCGTCGATCATCTGAAGCGCTCGGCCGAAAAGAGCACGGGCGGCGCGATCAATCGCGCGGTGCTGGGCCGGCCGGTGTTTTTCGTCGACGACGACCCGCGCGCCGATCTGATGGCGCAGCAGCAGCTCGAAGCGGCCGCGCGCGCAGTCGGTTTGCGGGAAATCCACTTTCAGTATGAGCCGATCGCAGCCGCGTTCGACTACGAGTCGCATCTGACGGAAGAAGGGCTCGTACTGGTTGCCGACATCGGCGGCGGTACGTCGGACTTTTCGCTGGTGCGGGTGGGGCCGGAGCGGATGAAGCGCGTCGAGCGCAAGGACGACGTGTTGGCGCACCACGGCGTGCACGTCGCGGGCACGGACTTCGACCGCCGCGTCGAACTGGCGACGATTCTGCGCGAACTCGGCTACCAGTCGCTGGATTCGGAAGGACGCGAAATCCCGAACCGGATCTATTTCGATCTGGCGACGTGGCATCTGATCAACACGGTCTACGCGCCGAAACGCATCAGCGAACTCACGCTGATGCGCCACCTGTTCACCGAGACGAAGCACCACGACCGGCTGATGCGCGTCGTGGACCGCCGTCTGGGTCACGCACTGGCCGCGCACGCGGAAGAAGCGAAGATCGGCGTGGCGGCGGGCGGTGAGACCGTGATCGATCTCGACGAAGTGGAAGACGACCTGCGCCTCGCATTCGACGAAGCGCAACTGATCAAAGCCGGTCATGACGAAACGCTGCGCATTGTGCAAGCCGCACGCGACACGGTGCAGGCGGCAGGCGTCGCGACCCGCGACGTCAGCGCGATTTATTTCACAGGTGGATCGACCGGCCTTTCGTTTCTATCGGGTGCATTGGCGGCGGCATTTCCGGACGCTAAAGCGGTATTCGGCGATCGACTCGCCAGCGTCGCAACGGGACTCGGTATTCACGCACGCCGTATCTTCGGAT
- a CDS encoding MFS transporter, with protein sequence MSAPPTAVVREKNAGLIETDLPSRLDRLPWGRFHSLIVVALGVTWLLDGLEVTLAGAVASALKTSPALRFTNADVGLAGSAYIAGAVLGALGFGWLTDRLGRRKLFFITLALYLAATAATALSWNLASFLLFRFLTGAGIGGEYTAINSTIQEFTPARVRGWTDLGINGTFWVGAGLGAAGSLVLLDPHLLPTDWGWRACFFIGAVLALAILPMRIWVPESPRWLLTHGDERDARSIVDGIEARFRAEGHTLSDEHLTRLRLRARGHTPLKEVFHTLFNVHRRRALVGLTLMTAQAFFYNAIFFTYALVLTDFYHVPGDHIGWYLLPFALGNFLGPLLLGRLFDVIGRRKMIATTYGLSAILLTLSGYLFEQQMLTVVTQTIAWMVIFFFASAAASSAYLTVSESFPLEIRALAIAVFYAFGTALGGIVGPAFFGRLIDTHQRSAVFSGYLVGSGLMLAAAIVAAIWGVDAERKSLENVAAPLSSVADGDGHSENAA encoded by the coding sequence ATGAGCGCGCCGCCTACCGCCGTTGTCCGCGAAAAAAATGCCGGCCTGATTGAAACGGATTTGCCATCGCGGCTCGACCGTCTGCCGTGGGGCCGCTTTCACTCGCTGATCGTCGTAGCGCTAGGCGTGACGTGGCTGCTCGACGGTTTGGAGGTGACGCTGGCGGGGGCTGTGGCGAGTGCGCTGAAAACCAGTCCGGCGTTGCGCTTTACCAACGCCGACGTGGGTCTCGCGGGCAGTGCGTACATCGCGGGCGCGGTGCTCGGGGCGCTCGGTTTCGGCTGGCTGACCGACCGGCTCGGACGACGCAAACTGTTTTTCATCACGCTCGCGCTGTATCTGGCGGCAACCGCCGCGACCGCGCTGTCGTGGAATCTGGCGAGTTTCCTGCTGTTTCGCTTCCTGACCGGTGCAGGCATCGGCGGCGAATATACGGCAATCAATTCGACGATTCAGGAGTTCACGCCGGCGCGGGTGCGCGGCTGGACCGATCTCGGCATCAACGGCACGTTCTGGGTCGGCGCGGGGCTGGGTGCGGCGGGGTCGCTGGTGCTGCTCGATCCTCATTTGCTGCCCACCGACTGGGGCTGGCGCGCGTGTTTTTTTATCGGCGCGGTGCTGGCGCTGGCGATTTTGCCGATGCGCATCTGGGTGCCCGAAAGTCCGCGCTGGCTTCTGACGCACGGCGACGAGCGCGATGCACGCTCGATTGTCGACGGTATCGAAGCGCGTTTTCGCGCGGAAGGTCATACGCTTTCCGACGAGCATCTCACCCGCCTGCGATTGCGCGCACGCGGCCACACGCCGCTGAAAGAGGTTTTCCACACGCTGTTCAACGTGCACCGTCGACGCGCGCTAGTCGGCCTGACCCTGATGACCGCGCAGGCGTTTTTCTACAACGCGATCTTTTTCACCTATGCGCTGGTGCTCACCGATTTCTATCACGTGCCGGGCGATCACATCGGCTGGTATCTGCTGCCGTTCGCGCTCGGCAATTTCCTTGGGCCGCTGCTGCTCGGCCGCCTCTTCGACGTGATCGGGCGACGCAAGATGATCGCGACGACTTACGGCCTGTCCGCGATTCTGCTGACGCTCAGCGGTTACCTGTTCGAGCAGCAGATGCTCACCGTCGTCACGCAGACCATCGCGTGGATGGTGATTTTCTTCTTCGCGTCGGCCGCGGCGAGTTCGGCGTATCTGACGGTCAGCGAATCGTTTCCGCTCGAAATCCGCGCACTGGCAATTGCGGTTTTTTACGCGTTCGGAACGGCGCTGGGCGGCATTGTCGGACCTGCATTTTTTGGACGGCTGATCGACACGCATCAACGCAGCGCGGTGTTCTCGGGCTACCTGGTCGGCTCGGGGTTGATGCTCGCGGCCGCTATCGTCGCGGCGATCTGGGGCGTGGATGCGGAGCGCAAGTCGCTCGAAAACGTGGCGGCACCGTTGTCGAGCGTCGCCGATGGTGACGGTCACAGCGAAAACGCCGCGTAA